One genomic region from Apteryx mantelli isolate bAptMan1 unplaced genomic scaffold, bAptMan1.hap1 HAP1_SCAFFOLD_62, whole genome shotgun sequence encodes:
- the LOC136996623 gene encoding ankyrin repeat domain-containing protein 7-like, producing MKRLFGLFSKGQGPPPSLSGGASLPCVGAASELREKELGKLHRAAASGDLARVRRPWSLSRLGINRRDKAKQTPLHLACANGHSEVVSYLVGNKCKLDPRDNFKRSPLMKAVQCQQEECVAILLAHGADPNLADVNGSTALHLAAIAPNTSLAGQLLEHNARIDARNEMGYTPLALAVSEHHEEMVEFLLKKGADVHARDQSERTPLMLAASAGDMSMIEVLLRYGADLSQEDVLGWTAEDCARTSGRARVSQHLVDSAVGEKAGEASAGGAKGVPALSTPPGAGAAGFALGACALASGGRILNRGGADEENPYGLFFWWLVLLKLTVFTTDFSGGLGWSSAHSFLRCMALGLRCDEDCKCGAGTQAVLLEMQEESPERKGEEATGGPQVADAAEAPAGVRAV from the exons ATGAAGAGGCTCTTCGGGCTcttcagcaaggggcaggggccGCCGCCGTCGCTGTCCGGCGGCGCTTCCCTGCCCTGCGTCGGCGCCGCCTCCGAGCTCcgcgagaaggagctgggcaagctgcaccgcgcggccgcCAGCGGCGACCTGGCGCGGGTGCGGCGGCCGTGGTCGCTGTCGAGACTCGGCATCAACAGGCGGGACAAGGCGAAGCA gacccctctgcatcttgcttgcgCTAACGGGCATTCAGAGGTTGTTTCCTATTTAGTAGGAAACAAGTGCAAGCTGGATCCTCGTGACAATTTCAAGAGATCGCCGCTGATGAAG gcagtacagtgccagcaagaagaatgcGTTGCTATTCTGCTAGCACACGGTGCCGACCCTAATCTGGCCGATGTTAacggcagcactgcccttcacctcgctgccattgctcctaacacctctctaGCAGGGCAGTTACTGGAGCACAATGCCCGTATTGATGCACGGAATGAG atgggatacactccccttgctcttgctgtgtccgaacatcacgaagagatggtggagttcctgcttaaaaagggagctgacgtgcacgctcgagatcagtctgaaag GACCCCTCttatgcttgctgcttctgctggggacaTGAGCATGATAGAAGTTCTTCTTCGCTATGGTGCTGATCTTTCCCAGGAAGACGTTCTTGGATGGACAGCGGAGGATTGCGCTAGAACTTCTGGACGTGCTCG tgttagtcaacacctggtagactctgcagtcggggaaaaggcgggagaagcttctgcaggcggcgcaaagggcgtgccagcgcttagcacgcctcccggagcaggagctgctggctttgcattgggtgcctgcgctctggccagcggaggtaggatccttaaccgtggaggagctgatgaggaaaatccctacggccttttcttttggtggcttgtATTGTTGAAGCTTACCGTgttcaccactgacttcagtggaggtctcggatggagtagcgcacacagtttt ttgcggTGTATGGCGTTGGGACTGCGCTGTGATGAAGACTGCAAGTGTGGTGCTGGaacccaggctgtactgctggagatgcag GAAGAATCACCTGAACGGAAGGGAGAGGAGGCTACTGGTGGTCCTCAAGTTGCGGAtgctgcagaagcccctgctggtgtgagag CCGTgtga